actgTTACCTGCCGTACTTGcgacattttgttttacacaATAGAGTCACAAGAGAACGAACCGATGATAGTGATCATCCAGGCGACTATGTAGGACAACGAGCCGATCCACACGATGCACATGACGAACGTTAACGGGAACCAGGTCTCGAAGCGAGGCTTCTCACAGTCCGGTATCGTGAACAGGAACACCAGATGTATCGGCCAAGTTACGATCCAAGCGATCTGTCAATGAGGATAAACATACAATGAGTAGATACTCAATGTGGTGATCCACAATTCATGAACAAGCACAAGAAATATGGGATAACCATGAATACCTTGGTGAGCTTGCTGCGCCCCGAGGGCCACTTCCACAGTGAATGCTCGTACGCGTCCCCTTCGCAGGTGTTCGCATGCTCCATTTCGACTTTAGTAGCGGCCTCCAGCTGGCCGGCGCCCTCTGTCCCTGAGGCTGTCAGCTCCTCCGCACGACCCATTACCTTGTCTTCGTCTTCGATGGTGTCCAGCTTTTTCAGGTCGCGTTCGCGATCGCGGTACAGAGATGTGCTGCGAATGTTTCCGTTGTGCAGACAGTGACTCGCCGACGTCTCACTTCTTTGATGCGTCGATGCTATTTTCGATTCATTCTGGTCTGGAAATTATACAATACGTTTATATTTACCGCATAAGTCGCTTTTAAATGAtccacttaattttttatttcatattttttcctTTAGTGATAAATTGATGGTACCGACCGCCGGGGACACCATATGGGCTATCTTGTTTGCcttcatttttctttaacatttcCGATACACATTTCCAGCTGCCTGAAATGTATAACGTGACCATTACTAGAATAATCGTGTCATtaaccaataaaaaaattataaaaacgatAATACGTACCTTTAGCAAAGCTTTGTATGGACTTGTCGTAATACATGATGCATATATAAACTCCGTAGAGCGACACGAGTAGTAGGGCCTCGTACCACTGTACGTACTCGTCATGCATAATGCAGATGAGAATGGAGACGGTGATGCCGTAGGCCAGGCAGTCGCGCGTCAGCGGCCACCAGTCTAGGGGCACCACCTGCCACAAGAGAACATTTTGAAACTCTGACGATACGGCTATAGGTATTTAGATGTTGAAAAGATTCAAATATAAGTAGtagtagtatatttaaaacaaatatatataggtGTATGAAGTAGGGTGGGCAGACGATACCATTCCGGCGCCGATCCCACAGCACGCGGCCACGGCGAGGATGTTGAAGACAGCGGAGCCGACGATTGTGCCGACGCCGATGTCGCCCTCCGTGATAAAGGTGCCGATCACGTTGACAAACAGCTCCGGCGCCGAGGTTGCCGCAGCCATGAAGGTCGCACCCGCCACGTCGTTCGTCATGTTGAGCGCTGCAACGGGAACGGCTGTATCGTATCTGCCGCCGACAGGGTTTGACGACGTCGAGTGAGGGCGACATTGGACTCTCACCGTGACAGATCCTGTCGACGGCAGGCACGAAGAACTTGTCGCAGACGACGGCGAGCGCCACAAATAGGTAGACAGACAGTAGCGCGTGCAGCACGATGGCGCCGTGCTGCCGCTGCGCCTCGCTGAACAGGCCCGCCGGGAAGTCGTCGATGGCCGGCGGTGTGCAGTTGCGCAGCGCCTGCCAGCCTGCGCGCACACCGGCCAGGGCCCCAACGACCCAAGGCCACCCCATACTTCATCAATTCAATGCCAAATCAATTTTAAGGCAGCTAAAGTTTCAggatattttactttttgtcCCAAACTTTAAAAGAGCTAACTAGTAATGTatggaaattaaattctatttttttgtgaTCTTGAAGAAAATTACATCATTGTTGAACAGAGAGTGCCAGCGagttttaaatgcaaaaacaaGCAAGTATTAATGATGAAAATTCGTCTATCAGTGTGTGCGTTTACTCGTAACCAGTGCTCGTGTATATTTTCGTATGTACgtaatatataatagtaaaagtATCGTTCATTTTTTGTAGCGGTCTCATTTAGTAAAGCCCGTGAGATGAAGTCAAGTCATTATAAGTACGTGTCTGTAAGCCGTCGCGTGTCGCGGGAACATTGTTAATGTACGTTACTATATGAACTGCCTAGCCGTATAGTAAACTTGCATCCCGCAGTTGGCCGAGTTATGCCATTTCAGTGAGTCCCATCTTTGATAAAATGACGTAAATTGGTTGCTATTTATAACTACTTTCAGTCCCCAAACTTCTTAAGCAATCCTTACCTGAATTTCATTCTTCGCCATGGTTCCTAACACAATTAGGACTTTCTTTTGACGGAGACCCAGGTTTGCTGAAGTGACGCAATTCTGGTGACCGCGAGACTTTAGTAGATAAGTTAAgtagtatacatataaaatgtaggTTTAAAAAACTCCAATGTAATTTGAACACAAAATTgtacactaaaaaaaattcaaaagtgAACGTATTTTTCGTCAAACCATAGGTAGGTTTTATTGAAGGAATTCCAGGCTCGCTGGCGCTGGCGCTGTTAACTACACCGACATCAAATTCTAAAAATTCCACTTCGTGTCCTGTTTCTTCGTGTCTTTAGAGATAAGCAACAAGGCCGTACTtcaaatctaaaaataatttcacaattATCTATTCGTAAACATACATTTAGGATAGTCATATTGTAATCATAcgatatttactatttaaagttGACATTAATAATGAGTCGCTTTTTCCATTCGTCTGGGAATACGATCTATACTTTCTGTTTCATCTCGTTTGTGAGTATTGTAGTGTTGTGTTGAATGTTCAATGTTTTGTGTGAGCGGTGGCGGATGCGGCGGCGAAGCACGCTTCATACTTTACACGTACCCTGCGCTTGCGTTCTCCACTTGCAAACAAACGTTCATCAGTTTTACTTTAGCACTTAAAACATCATCAATGTTCTAATTTTAAGTATACGTTACTGCAAAAGGAAGACCGCaaatctatcttactaataataatcttattaatgtaatttttacacagaatgaaaagtatttaatgTGTATAGTAATATGATCGAAGTTGGAGCCGTTCCGTGGTACAGTAAAACAATATGTAGGTATACATAGGTGTGTGCCAGCTAATGTTTGCACAAATACAGAGTAAATACAATATACCTAATATGATGTAAATAAAGTTGCGAATGTCATGATCGTTTGCACAGTTTGTCCCCGCGCGCCCTCTGCTGGCCACCGAGGACAATCACTTAACCTTTACATCAGCAATCGACAATTGAGTAACCACTGGTAGTGGAATTAGATACCGTATCATAATCAAACAGATAAAATAGCAAACTCCTTTACAAATcaatatacctatataatagATAAACAAACTTCAAGTGTctgtttgtaatataaaaaaatcaaattgaatGTATCTACACGCTTGATGCGACACGATTTCCGATTGGAGAATCTATGAAAGTAAAAACTATTGTCTTTCACCGATACCATTAAATTGAGTTGCTACTTGTGCGCAGTTCCATTGagatatataggtacataaaGAGCTAGTTGTCGGTGGCCGGTACAGATGCTCTGTCTGCAAAGCGCGTGAAGCACAGAGGGGAGAGCTAGTGCGGCAGAG
This DNA window, taken from Papilio machaon chromosome Z, ilPapMach1.1, whole genome shotgun sequence, encodes the following:
- the LOC106717256 gene encoding sodium/potassium/calcium exchanger 4; amino-acid sequence: MNATDRGWQALRNCTPPAIDDFPAGLFSEAQRQHGAIVLHALLSVYLFVALAVVCDKFFVPAVDRICHALNMTNDVAGATFMAAATSAPELFVNVIGTFITEGDIGVGTIVGSAVFNILAVAACCGIGAGMVVPLDWWPLTRDCLAYGITVSILICIMHDEYVQWYEALLLVSLYGVYICIMYYDKSIQSFAKGSWKCVSEMLKKNEGKQDSPYGVPGDQNESKIASTHQRSETSASHCLHNGNIRSTSLYRDRERDLKKLDTIEDEDKVMGRAEELTASGTEGAGQLEAATKVEMEHANTCEGDAYEHSLWKWPSGRSKLTKIAWIVTWPIHLVFLFTIPDCEKPRFETWFPLTFVMCIVWIGSLSYIVAWMITIIGDTLMIPDSVMGITFLAAGTSVPEAVSSVIVAKQGHGSMGISNSIGSNTFDILLCLGLPWLIKAALTPAEPGNYWVKINSMGLEYSAISLLSTLLLLYLTFWLNKFRLDAAVGRACLAMYALFLLLATLIELNVFFPVNVRTCRRSELAS